In the Sander lucioperca isolate FBNREF2018 chromosome 24, SLUC_FBN_1.2, whole genome shotgun sequence genome, GAACTgtggatggaaagagagagttAGAGTGGAGGAAAGATCCAATAGAAAAGAAAGGTCAGGTCAGTGTCCTCTCACCTCGCTGGTGTTACAGATGTCTCCCAGTGTGGCTCCACAAGCTTTTCCCGGAGTGGCGTTCCAGGGAATAATACCTGCAGGATCAGAGAGATAAAACATCACAGGACTGCCGCTTTGTCATCTGAGACAAGAAGCTCCCCGTGATTGAAGGCATTATGAATCAGGCTCGGATAAAGATTAAAGGAAACAGGGCTGCTGCTGTCCGGAAGCCTCTCCTACAGGAATAATATGGGCCATTTATTcgacttccttccttccttctgaAAACTGGCTAATATTATAGGCTATATATTCTTCCTTTACTTTGAATTGTTTGCATTAATACTATCATTATAAATAAGATAAAACAAGAGCTTTATCAAAAACCTTTAACTCCGATGATAATTTGGTGACTGACAGTAATTGGGTTAAATATTTTATACATTGTAGTAAAGTACGACTGCCAATGAAGCATATGTGATCCTCATCCTACTCTTCAAGCGGGCCAGCTGTCCTTCAAATGTgggtcacatactgtacattaggcCATTAGGCAGATATGCAATCATAGGAGAGCGTTACTGTGCTGTAATACTGCAGGAAGATGGAGTTTCATAGAGATCCAATCAGGCTCTCAATaatctaaatgtattttttgaccTCTTCCTATAtagaaaatgacatttaaagcAAACCGGAGAGAGGAGATAAATATGTGATGTTTATAGTGTAGCGGCGTACAGCAAAATAAAGCCTTTTGGATTAGTTTGAAAAATGTTTCTATATTACTGTGATGTTCTCTTATGTGCAAAGTTAAAAGCTCTTATTGCCGAGGCTGGCCGGCATGTTTTGAGCTCACTTGCCTTGAACAGGGGAATTTCTCTTGAACTTTGAAGACATGTAATACAGAATGCAATCTGatctatttttttgtttttacttcagCTGCAAATCAAAATACCTGGGGGGATTGCTTCTATAATTATGTTTTGGcagacaatttaaaaaataaatagctaGTGTGAAATAAATTTACCACTTTAGGACTCAAACAGTGATTCAAATTACACAATTTGAGACAGGAAAATCTCTTTAGCAGGTCTctggcccagacacacagagctgacggccaaacgtcggcagaaaagccagttgggctgatcagtcttcCCAAATtagtcaaaaaagtgcctcggaacacaccaaagcgacgagacgtaacacgtctccataacagcaggcggcgctaatctgtattgtcacccaaaaatgaaaaccggcagctgattggacgaacgcatcacatgggtctggtttctccggaaattcaaaaacagactgtcatggtggcttggtcagaatacgatctcatattgtactaaaatagttcaccgaaacgtgtttctgaaaacattttaagcgagaaataggccatgcagttgctgaatctgaagtcttcatttcagatcaacaaaggtcagtttaaaagattttcgtcagattttgagaggctctagtcacactcattccgctccccatttccgggttagcactctaccaatcagatgggtcatttgagtccaactgccggcagtgcccgccccgccgattatacacgtcaaatcggccaaaatgaaggacgacagcCCCctcgaacagactcgagtcactgacctcaccagactgtccgacggccgattgtCGGCTCTGTGTGACCGGGCCTTAGTTGACCTGCTAATGATTCATAAACATTAAATTGACGAGGGGTCAGATCTAAACAAGCTAAAAAGCTTCTCAACTGACCAATGAGgtttaaaacagcagcagatACATGAAGCACATTTAGCTTCTTATAAAAAACACCACATTTCCCATAAACACTGTTGCTGGCATATAATTGGTACCTCCTTAGTTCTGaagatatataatataaaaatataagaGCAACTAAGAGCCAAATATGTATGTAAGCTGAAGAtactgagattttttttttttaacagtaaaacTGGTTTTATAAACCCAGTTATCAAAGCCCACCTGTCCTACAAGTTCCTCTCCTGCACACCTGATCCAATTAAACTGTAATGGAAATGTGCCATCACTGATAGATCAAGTGTGCAGAAACAGAGCAGGAGCAGAAATATAAAGGACAGGCTGGCCTGGATGACTCAAGGATGAGCTGAGAAACACAGCTTAGAGGCTGCCAATCTTCCTAACAGTGGCTTGTGGTATTtattagaatagaataaaaaacaacatttaatggCACTGAGGGGAAAACCCACCCTCTAATACTTCAGCATTGTTTCAGAAACAGCTCTTGAACCTGACAATGATAATTGTCAGCTTTTTTATATCAGGAAACCACTTGTATTAGAAGCAGATAGACTAAATCCACCTGCTGACATAAGCCAcaactgatgtttttgtcaaacgCTACACTGGGAAATCACTAACTAAATTAAATGAGACAGGTTGAGGAAACATGGAACTCTGAGGAAGTAATGTAAGCATGCACTAAAAGCCACAAACCATGTCAATTACTGTAGTGGGATGAAGGTGGGACAACTTACCGTACTGCCTGACGTCCACACAGATGGAGTCAGGTGAGGTGATGTTGGCGTCAGGAGACTTCATGGCAGCGCAGGTATTCCACATATTGAAGAAGAGGAAAACGGGTATTGCCGCGAGGCCGAAGATGGCGAAGAAGGCGAGAGCGAGGATGTAGGTCAGGAACATGAACTGAGGAGAAAATAAACGAGAGATAATTTTTTTccagtatgatttttttttttccctccaaagTTTGCATTAGGAGAACTGGGGTAATATTATTCCCTGAACACCTccacccaccacacacacacacacacacacacacacacacacacattcagagtcAGTGTTTCAGCTAATGTTACTGGACATCTGCAGCAATTAGAGTAATCAGGCTAGAAAGGACAAACTGTGCCAGAGTTACCCTCaagtgagattgtgtgtgtgtgtgtgtgtgtgtgtgtgtgtgtgcgttcttGTACACAAGTGTTTGCATGTCTGTCTTTCtcatgtgtcagtgtgtgtgattATGCCTCCGCAAGACTTTCGTGACTGACAAAATTAATGACTGTTTTGTGTTAATTTTTATAAGCCTGTAAACACGATTTATTTCTATATAAGAACACATTATAAGATACACATCAGAGAAATTCAATCTTATTTAGAGGCTTTTATTTGGAGTGTATCTGGGTCAGTGGGTGTGATGATttgcagcagctgtgtgtgtgtgtgtgtgtgtgtgtgtcttgacaTACGAAGGCAGTGATGCAGCGTCCACAGACGGTGGTCTTAAAGTCGCTCTGCAGCTCCTTCTTGACGGCGCTGGTGGTGTAAAAGCCCTCAGCCAGCAGGATGATGGCGTAGACGAAGAAGAAGGAGGCGATGCCGTAGATGATGTACTGAAAGATCTGGATcctgaacacacacaatcagtaaTTGTAAccccattttgtgtgtgtttaggttGATATAAAAGGTGCAATATTAAACTAATCAAAGCAAGACTAAGTGCTCAATTCAATACACTCAATCAATTTACTGCAACAGCCTTACTTGTTCTGGTATGATTAGTACTGTAGCTTATGTTAGCTATGTTTAGAGatatgaccagtagcttatggtATGGTATGCAGTAGAATGGCGCAATCATTTTTGAAATTGGTGCTGGAAACATGGCCAGAGAGAAAAAGCTGTGATATTCCCTTTCACTAAAGAGGTAGAAAATCTAAAACTACCAGAATGCAATGCACCCGCACCAGACCAATAAATGCTCCCACTGGTGGGTGACATAACGCAAGCTTGTTGGGCTTGTTTGTATTAGTATGGATCaacgacagttcatttccaggataatcgcCGGAACATCCAtggaaagttttgaagaaaatttggttctttgggggaatgattgta is a window encoding:
- the LOC116044618 gene encoding neuronal membrane glycoprotein M6-b-like isoform X2, which gives rise to MGCFECCIKCLGGVPYASLVATILCFSGVALFCGCGHVALTGTLTMLENHFSRVTTDHATLALVIQIFQYIIYGIASFFFVYAIILLAEGFYTTSAVKKELQSDFKTTVCGRCITAFFMFLTYILALAFFAIFGLAAIPVFLFFNMWNTCAAMKSPDANITSPDSICVDVRQYGIIPWNATPGKACGATLGDICNTSEFYLSYHLYIVAFAGAGATVIALIHYLMILAANWAYLRSAVSTHEYQDIKTKDDQDVEAEARSKEGQNSSYS